A region from the Paraurantiacibacter namhicola genome encodes:
- the murA gene encoding UDP-N-acetylglucosamine 1-carboxyvinyltransferase has protein sequence MDKILIRGGKRLSGTIPVSGAKNAALTLIPCALLTEEPVTLRNLPRLADIDSFQHLMTQFGVSVSIPGRRPEDFGRVVTLEATRLTSTVAPYDLVRKMRASILVLGPLLARAGEAKVSLPGGCAIGNRPIDLHLKALEALGAEIELASGFVRASAPDGGLPGGEFDFPVVSVGATENAIMAATLTNGTSRLFNAAREPEIVDLCNLLVSMGAEIEGIGTSELTIHGVKRLHGTTHMVMPDRIEAGSYACAAAITGGEVRLEGAREEDMGATIHALRNAGIHVECDKKGMHVAAGGKLIGVNLSTAPFPGFATDMQAQMMALLARAEGTSVLTETIFENRYMHVPELNRMGANIETTGRTAIVHGVTSMTGAPVMATDLRASMSLVIAGLAAEGETEVNRLYHLDRGYERLEEKLALLGADIERVGAD, from the coding sequence ATGGACAAGATTCTCATTCGCGGCGGCAAGCGCCTTTCCGGCACCATCCCCGTCTCCGGCGCCAAGAACGCCGCCCTCACGCTGATCCCCTGCGCACTGCTGACGGAAGAGCCGGTTACGCTGCGCAACCTGCCGCGGCTGGCGGATATCGACAGCTTCCAGCACCTGATGACGCAGTTCGGCGTCTCGGTCAGCATTCCCGGTCGCCGTCCGGAAGACTTCGGCCGCGTCGTCACGCTGGAGGCCACGCGCCTCACTTCCACCGTCGCGCCTTACGACCTGGTCCGCAAGATGCGCGCCTCCATCCTCGTGCTCGGCCCGCTGCTGGCCCGCGCGGGCGAGGCGAAGGTGTCGCTGCCCGGCGGCTGCGCCATCGGCAACCGCCCGATCGACCTGCACTTGAAGGCGCTGGAAGCGCTGGGCGCGGAAATCGAGCTGGCGAGCGGCTTCGTGCGCGCCAGCGCCCCCGATGGCGGCCTGCCGGGGGGCGAGTTCGACTTCCCCGTCGTCTCCGTCGGCGCGACCGAGAACGCCATCATGGCCGCCACGCTGACCAATGGCACCAGCCGCCTGTTCAACGCCGCGCGCGAGCCGGAGATCGTGGACCTTTGCAACCTGCTGGTCTCCATGGGCGCAGAAATCGAAGGCATCGGCACGTCCGAGCTGACCATTCACGGGGTGAAGCGCCTGCACGGCACCACCCACATGGTCATGCCCGACCGGATCGAGGCCGGATCCTATGCCTGCGCGGCAGCCATCACCGGCGGCGAAGTGCGGCTGGAAGGCGCGCGCGAGGAAGACATGGGCGCCACGATCCATGCCCTGCGCAATGCCGGGATCCATGTCGAATGCGACAAGAAGGGCATGCATGTCGCAGCGGGCGGCAAGCTGATCGGTGTGAACCTTTCGACCGCACCCTTCCCTGGTTTTGCCACCGACATGCAGGCCCAGATGATGGCCCTGCTGGCCCGCGCCGAAGGTACCAGCGTGCTGACCGAGACGATCTTCGAGAACCGTTACATGCACGTGCCGGAACTGAATCGCATGGGCGCCAATATCGAGACGACGGGCCGCACCGCCATCGTCCATGGCGTGACCTCCATGACCGGCGCGCCTGTCATGGCGACCGACCTTCGCGCCAGCATGAGCCTGGTGATCGCCGGCCTCGCTGCCGAAGGTGAGACGGAGGTGAACCGCCTCTACCACCTCGACCGAGGATACGAGCGGCTGGAAGAAAAGCTGGCCCTGCTGGGCGCGGATATCGAGCGCGTGGGGGCGGACTGA
- a CDS encoding ribbon-helix-helix domain-containing protein, which translates to MNDPYHPPVKRSIGIAGHKTSVSLEPVFWDALRQAAERRGMAINALVAQIDEERIASETPSGLASAIRCWLMADMQKGDPR; encoded by the coding sequence ATGAACGACCCCTACCACCCACCCGTGAAGCGCTCGATCGGGATCGCCGGGCACAAGACCTCGGTCAGTCTTGAGCCGGTATTCTGGGACGCGCTGCGGCAGGCGGCGGAGCGGCGCGGCATGGCGATCAATGCGCTGGTGGCGCAGATCGACGAGGAGCGGATTGCCAGCGAAACGCCTTCCGGCCTCGCCTCCGCGATTCGATGCTGGCTGATGGCGGACATGCAAAAGGGCGACCCCCGATAA
- a CDS encoding helix-turn-helix domain-containing protein — protein sequence MGADIERLTEKERETLRLMLRCHDAKSMARELDLSVHTVNDRLKEARRKLGVTSSREAARLLLEHEGPPPELLGAKTFGDAPGNASSDPARMKRRLSRRTIIAGAIAMSIIFAIGLILTSQMPDDGAASQAATVEAEDARAEDAARRWLELGDAGSWDAAYQSAATFLREANTQDNFVRVSSQVRAPLGENLSRELVSVRFLNAPPEGFMEVTFRSQFSAKPDVMEVLTLQEEAGEWRVVGILLD from the coding sequence ATGGGCGCAGATATCGAACGGCTGACGGAGAAGGAGCGCGAAACGCTGCGCCTGATGCTGCGTTGCCATGACGCGAAATCCATGGCGCGTGAGCTGGACCTGTCCGTCCATACGGTGAACGACCGGCTGAAGGAGGCACGGCGCAAGCTGGGCGTTACCAGCAGCCGGGAGGCCGCCCGCCTTCTGCTGGAACACGAAGGCCCACCCCCCGAATTGCTGGGGGCCAAGACTTTCGGGGATGCGCCGGGCAACGCTTCGTCCGACCCTGCAAGAATGAAGCGGCGCCTGTCGCGCCGCACCATCATTGCAGGAGCCATCGCCATGTCCATCATCTTTGCAATCGGACTGATCCTCACCTCGCAGATGCCCGATGACGGCGCCGCCAGTCAGGCCGCCACAGTCGAGGCGGAAGATGCCCGGGCGGAGGATGCTGCCCGCCGCTGGCTGGAACTGGGCGATGCCGGAAGCTGGGATGCGGCCTATCAGTCTGCCGCCACTTTCCTGCGCGAAGCGAACACGCAGGACAATTTCGTGCGGGTGTCCAGTCAGGTCCGCGCTCCGCTGGGCGAGAACCTGTCGCGCGAGCTCGTGAGCGTGCGCTTCCTCAATGCGCCGCCAGAAGGCTTCATGGAAGTCACCTTCCGCAGCCAATTCTCCGCCAAACCGGACGTAATGGAAGTGCTTACCCTGCAGGAAGAAGCAGGCGAATGGCGCGTGGTGGGGATCCTGCTGGATTGA